The Mycetohabitans endofungorum genome contains a region encoding:
- a CDS encoding phospholipase D-like domain-containing protein, which produces MKVLIHCLVALACATTLTEAAPLRIQNATVDTYFSPDGGAGAAAAALIDGAKRRVWLAGYAFTSPDIAKALRNARVRGVQVRVVLDKSNETGKYSGATYLANAGIDVRIDSRYPIMHHKFIVVDDVVAFGSMNFTRAGDRKNAENFNVFRGAPALASAYAAEFDRLYAESAPYRR; this is translated from the coding sequence ATGAAAGTACTGATCCATTGTCTCGTGGCCCTCGCGTGCGCCACAACCCTTACCGAAGCGGCGCCCCTGCGCATTCAGAACGCGACGGTCGATACGTATTTCTCACCGGATGGCGGAGCGGGCGCCGCCGCGGCGGCGCTGATCGACGGTGCCAAGCGCCGGGTCTGGCTGGCTGGCTATGCATTCACGTCACCCGACATCGCAAAGGCCTTGCGCAACGCCCGTGTGCGCGGTGTCCAGGTGCGCGTGGTATTGGACAAATCTAACGAGACCGGCAAATATAGTGGGGCAACCTATCTGGCTAATGCCGGCATCGACGTGCGGATCGACTCGCGCTATCCCATCATGCACCACAAGTTCATCGTGGTGGACGATGTGGTAGCGTTTGGTTCGATGAACTTTACCCGGGCGGGTGACCGCAAGAACGCGGAGAATTTCAACGTGTTTCGTGGTGCGCCGGCGCTGGCCAGCGCCTACGCCGCAGAGTTTGATCGACTGTATGCCGAATCCGCCCCATACCGCCGCTAA
- a CDS encoding NAD(P)-dependent alcohol dehydrogenase, with product MNASTGLHNITVAVARAPQQPFTIEPARIRGPQGDEVLVRVVATGLCHTDLIMRDQHYPVPLPAVLGHEGAGIVEQVGPTVKNLKAGDHVVLTYGACGHCNPCASGHKAYCKDFYPLNFGSSDAHGHTALQTPEGEPLHDHFFAQSSFATYALAREHNAIKVPTDAPLELLGPLGCGIQTGAGAVINSMKVRLGSSFAAYGAGAVGLSAVMAARVVGVTTIIAIDVVSSRLELARELGATHTVNSREANIVEAVREITGSGADFALESTGRPEVLEAGIEALSGLGTIGIVGAPKLGTRATFDVNNLLLGGRSIRGIVEGDSVPSVFIPQLVKLYQQGRFPFDRLVKFYSLEQINQAAEDSTKGVTLKPILRMAAN from the coding sequence ATGAATGCGTCGACAGGTTTGCACAATATCACGGTGGCGGTGGCACGTGCTCCGCAACAGCCTTTCACCATCGAACCGGCGCGCATCCGGGGGCCACAGGGGGACGAAGTTCTGGTGCGTGTGGTTGCCACTGGCCTGTGCCACACTGACCTAATCATGCGTGACCAGCACTACCCTGTACCGCTGCCGGCGGTACTCGGCCATGAAGGCGCGGGGATCGTCGAGCAGGTCGGCCCGACCGTCAAGAACTTGAAGGCCGGTGACCATGTGGTGCTGACCTACGGCGCCTGCGGTCATTGCAACCCTTGCGCCAGCGGCCACAAAGCTTACTGCAAGGATTTCTATCCGCTTAACTTCGGGAGCAGCGATGCCCATGGCCATACCGCGCTGCAGACACCCGAGGGCGAACCGCTACACGATCATTTCTTCGCCCAGTCCTCTTTTGCCACCTACGCGCTCGCGCGCGAGCACAACGCCATCAAGGTGCCCACTGATGCCCCGCTGGAGTTGCTCGGTCCCCTGGGATGTGGCATCCAGACCGGCGCAGGCGCGGTGATCAATTCGATGAAGGTGCGCCTGGGTAGCAGCTTTGCCGCCTATGGCGCCGGTGCGGTGGGGTTAAGCGCGGTGATGGCCGCACGCGTGGTAGGTGTGACCACCATCATTGCTATTGATGTCGTGTCTTCGCGGCTGGAACTGGCGAGAGAACTGGGGGCCACCCATACGGTGAACAGCCGAGAGGCTAATATTGTCGAGGCAGTACGTGAGATAACCGGCAGCGGCGCCGATTTCGCACTCGAATCCACTGGAAGGCCGGAAGTGCTCGAAGCTGGCATCGAGGCGCTGAGTGGCTTAGGCACCATCGGTATTGTCGGTGCGCCAAAGCTTGGCACCCGGGCCACCTTCGACGTCAACAATCTGCTGCTGGGCGGGCGTAGCATCCGTGGCATCGTCGAGGGCGACAGCGTACCTTCGGTGTTCATCCCTCAGTTAGTCAAGCTCTATCAGCAGGGCCGGTTCCCATTCGACCGCCTGGTCAAGTTCTATTCTCTAGAACAGATCAATCAGGCCGCTGAAGACAGTACCAAGGGGGTCACCCTAAAGCCCATCCTGCGCATGGCCGCGAACTGA
- a CDS encoding nuclear transport factor 2 family protein, whose translation MSTAAELLQQHLHLLVDDNAAWQKLIADDIVWELPYAVGIGHPTRLNGREEVFSHASWFVGAVADFRFFDLRIVAGAKPQHAVAQVCAEGLIKPTGRVYRQEYVVFLDARAGKIVHLREYFDPIQAAKALDAAIVGLD comes from the coding sequence ATGAGCACCGCCGCTGAATTGCTACAGCAGCACCTCCATTTGCTTGTTGACGACAATGCTGCGTGGCAGAAGCTGATTGCCGACGACATAGTGTGGGAATTGCCCTACGCAGTTGGTATCGGACATCCAACCCGGCTTAACGGCCGGGAAGAGGTTTTTAGCCACGCCTCCTGGTTCGTTGGCGCGGTCGCTGATTTCCGTTTCTTTGATCTGCGTATTGTCGCTGGGGCGAAGCCCCAGCACGCAGTTGCGCAGGTATGCGCCGAAGGCTTGATCAAACCGACCGGCCGAGTGTATCGGCAGGAGTACGTGGTGTTTTTGGATGCGCGGGCAGGCAAGATCGTGCATCTGCGCGAATATTTTGATCCGATACAGGCCGCGAAGGCGCTCGACGCTGCCATTGTCGGCCTTGACTGA
- a CDS encoding SDR family NAD(P)-dependent oxidoreductase yields the protein MTSQTSAMQSFDGKIAIVTGAASGIGLATTELLHAQGASVIAVDRCADVQALTRPGIIPLIADVAHEESAVRAVATAMQQFGKLDILVNNAAIIINKLVVDMTLEDWNRVQAVNATGAFLFSREAMRAMMPARTGAIVNVGSYACYQAFPLIAAYAASKGALAQLTRAMSLEAIDHGIRVNAVGSGDAVTNITNHIHKDGPAFLAEHGKNAPIRRAAQPREIAEVIAFLASDKASYIVGAVVMADGGMSVALK from the coding sequence ATGACTTCACAAACTTCCGCCATGCAGTCTTTCGACGGCAAGATCGCTATCGTCACCGGCGCCGCCAGCGGCATTGGGCTCGCCACCACGGAACTGCTGCATGCTCAAGGCGCCAGCGTGATCGCCGTTGACCGGTGCGCCGATGTCCAAGCGTTGACCAGGCCGGGAATTATCCCGCTCATTGCCGACGTCGCGCACGAGGAAAGTGCGGTACGCGCGGTGGCTACCGCAATGCAGCAGTTTGGTAAGCTCGACATTCTAGTCAACAACGCCGCGATCATCATCAACAAACTAGTCGTTGACATGACGCTCGAGGACTGGAATCGCGTGCAGGCCGTGAATGCCACGGGCGCATTCCTGTTCTCGCGTGAGGCCATGCGCGCGATGATGCCGGCGCGCACAGGCGCCATCGTCAACGTGGGTTCATACGCTTGCTACCAGGCGTTCCCGCTTATCGCTGCATACGCAGCGTCCAAAGGCGCGCTAGCCCAGTTGACGCGTGCCATGTCGCTTGAGGCGATCGATCATGGCATTCGCGTCAATGCGGTAGGGTCCGGCGACGCGGTAACGAATATCACGAACCACATTCACAAGGATGGTCCCGCATTCCTCGCCGAGCATGGCAAGAATGCGCCGATCAGACGCGCGGCGCAGCCGCGCGAAATTGCCGAAGTGATCGCCTTTCTGGCGTCCGACAAAGCCAGCTATATCGTCGGCGCAGTCGTGATGGCAGATGGTGGAATGAGCGTGGCGCTCAAGTAA
- a CDS encoding AraC family transcriptional regulator, producing MVNLLERLAPNEGYTQSALESVRFMRSNRPLGRTPVLYEPSIVIVCQGRKLGFLGDQVYVYDAQHYLVLSVPLPFSTETEASESEPMLAVSLRLDLTELADLILMIDQSGCHQQEAPLGILSTPLDGDLADATFRLLRALTSPLDAQVLGPTIVREICYRVLVGQQGGALRTALAHQGRFGRVAKALRRIHADYAQPLDVSSLANEAGMSVPAFHANFRAVTLTSPIQYIKSTRLHQARLMMIRDGLTAASASARAGYESPSQFSREFKRFFGRSPVEEARDMRASFALSPATQLDVFAAPN from the coding sequence ATGGTGAACCTGCTCGAGCGGCTGGCGCCGAACGAGGGATACACGCAGTCCGCCCTGGAAAGCGTGCGGTTCATGCGCTCTAACCGGCCGTTAGGGCGCACGCCCGTGTTATATGAGCCGAGTATTGTGATCGTCTGCCAGGGCCGCAAGCTGGGGTTCCTTGGCGATCAAGTCTATGTTTACGATGCACAGCACTACCTTGTCTTGTCGGTGCCATTGCCGTTCTCCACGGAAACTGAGGCGAGCGAGTCGGAACCAATGCTGGCCGTATCGCTGCGGCTCGACTTGACCGAGTTGGCCGACCTCATTCTGATGATCGATCAGTCAGGTTGCCATCAGCAAGAAGCGCCGCTTGGAATCTTATCGACGCCGTTGGACGGCGATTTGGCCGATGCCACCTTCCGCCTGCTTCGGGCATTGACGTCACCCCTTGATGCACAGGTATTAGGGCCCACGATCGTTCGTGAAATTTGCTATCGGGTGCTGGTCGGGCAGCAAGGCGGAGCGCTGAGGACAGCACTCGCCCATCAGGGGCGATTTGGAAGAGTGGCGAAGGCGCTGCGCCGGATCCACGCCGACTATGCCCAGCCATTGGATGTCAGCTCTCTCGCAAACGAAGCTGGGATGAGCGTGCCAGCTTTTCATGCCAACTTTCGCGCCGTCACGCTCACCTCGCCGATCCAATATATCAAATCGACACGTTTGCATCAGGCTCGGCTGATGATGATCCGCGACGGCTTGACGGCTGCGTCCGCGTCGGCGCGCGCGGGCTACGAGAGCCCATCTCAGTTCAGTCGGGAGTTCAAGCGGTTTTTTGGACGCTCGCCCGTCGAGGAAGCGCGGGATATGCGAGCTTCGTTCGCACTGTCGCCCGCAACCCAACTCGACGTTTTTGCAGCGCCTAATTGA
- a CDS encoding type II toxin-antitoxin system VapC family toxin, whose protein sequence is MIVLDTNVVSEAMKPEPDPAVRAWLNEQVAETLYLSSVTLAELLFGIGVLPDGRRKKGPGVALDGLLELFGERVLTFDTEAARHYAELAVKARTAEKGFPTPDGYIGAIAVSKGFIVATRDTSPFEAAGLTVINPWDYQSIQ, encoded by the coding sequence ATGATCGTCTTGGACACGAATGTCGTCTCCGAGGCGATGAAACCCGAACCCGATCCGGCCGTGCGGGCCTGGTTGAATGAGCAGGTGGCGGAAACCCTTTACCTTTCCAGTGTGACGTTGGCCGAGTTGCTGTTTGGCATCGGTGTGCTTCCGGACGGGAGGCGCAAGAAGGGCCCGGGCGTAGCCTTGGACGGCTTGCTCGAGCTGTTTGGCGAGCGCGTGTTGACATTCGATACCGAAGCGGCTCGCCACTATGCCGAGCTGGCGGTGAAGGCCCGTACGGCCGAAAAGGGTTTTCCGACGCCAGACGGATATATTGGTGCTATTGCGGTCTCCAAAGGATTTATCGTAGCAACACGCGATACCAGTCCCTTCGAGGCGGCCGGGCTTACTGTTATCAACCCTTGGGATTACCAGTCAATCCAGTGA
- a CDS encoding FitA-like ribbon-helix-helix domain-containing protein, producing MHRALCLRAAVHGRSTEAEVREILENAVKSEKRVRMGDALAELGRRVGLTNDDFALLDQVRDKMPAEPVGFE from the coding sequence GCTCTGTGCCTGCGAGCCGCCGTGCATGGCCGCAGCACAGAGGCGGAGGTCCGCGAGATTCTTGAAAATGCGGTGAAGTCGGAAAAGCGTGTCCGCATGGGCGACGCGCTGGCGGAGCTTGGCCGCCGCGTGGGGTTAACGAACGATGATTTCGCACTGTTAGACCAGGTACGCGACAAGATGCCGGCGGAGCCGGTGGGGTTTGAATGA